A genomic region of Mycobacterium senriense contains the following coding sequences:
- a CDS encoding DUF4185 domain-containing protein gives MTWKNFTEAELIASAGGDPWAINQSLQAGSPFQISQLAEAFHGAGRHTAEADHAFEDARKRFAAAWNHQDGGHPINDSDEVQRVTKSLGAQSEQLPKIGADLESIAAALADAQKQGAHEIALLDSELRGLDNLITAIDQDLTLDLPPAEHDELEKLRHAAHAQAVDDVREAVKQVNSIRNAYADTLRKSMGNLHSDGYDPPAAVDDWIEQPLRGVVRNLGPVAGTGGIPGIPGIGAADLGEVVEVPGQNGQPGKLFAIFGDSFTGDKAYDGKHYPSVAVPVTFDDQGRPHFGTPLTGQDGQNVLFPPPPQAAGTDTLPAGSIRMNDGITYMMVAGTDKLNPTGGSWLVKVTSEPGQGWKPIDGSWRPWTPNPPNPNDPVHPGTSATSQPTQISGFQAKDGKVYIAADSFDRSRGVTMYRVDPNQVTDRGAWQPWTGSGWGKPGELATVPMSPNTYGELSFREVDGKPVLSGFNSTFGTNQVEVRVANNPLEVFSGRAPTVIAHNDTGNTPISIRQPYGGYILPGSSLNNLNLFVSQWNTDVNAPYNVQQVQVTPAQ, from the coding sequence ATGACGTGGAAAAACTTTACCGAAGCGGAGCTGATCGCGTCGGCCGGCGGCGACCCGTGGGCGATCAACCAGAGCCTGCAGGCCGGCAGCCCGTTTCAGATATCCCAGTTGGCGGAGGCCTTTCATGGCGCCGGTCGTCATACCGCCGAAGCCGACCACGCCTTTGAGGACGCGCGGAAACGTTTCGCCGCGGCCTGGAACCACCAGGATGGTGGTCATCCGATCAATGACTCCGATGAAGTCCAACGGGTCACCAAATCCCTTGGTGCGCAGTCCGAGCAACTGCCGAAGATAGGCGCCGACCTGGAGTCCATCGCCGCCGCCCTTGCCGATGCACAAAAGCAGGGGGCTCACGAGATCGCCCTTCTGGACAGTGAACTGCGGGGGCTGGACAACCTCATAACCGCGATAGATCAGGACTTGACGCTCGACCTCCCTCCGGCGGAACACGACGAATTGGAGAAGTTGAGGCATGCCGCGCATGCCCAGGCCGTGGATGACGTCCGCGAAGCGGTCAAGCAGGTGAATTCAATCCGCAATGCCTACGCGGACACGTTGCGGAAGTCGATGGGGAATTTGCACAGCGACGGTTACGACCCTCCGGCCGCTGTTGACGACTGGATTGAGCAGCCGCTGCGGGGCGTTGTAAGAAATCTAGGTCCGGTTGCTGGCACCGGTGGTATCCCTGGTATCCCCGGAATTGGTGCGGCGGACCTGGGGGAAGTCGTCGAGGTGCCCGGGCAGAACGGACAGCCTGGGAAATTGTTCGCAATCTTTGGGGATTCGTTCACCGGTGACAAGGCTTACGACGGGAAGCACTACCCATCGGTGGCCGTGCCAGTCACCTTCGACGACCAAGGTCGTCCCCATTTCGGCACTCCGCTCACTGGGCAGGACGGCCAAAACGTCTTGTTCCCACCGCCACCTCAAGCAGCGGGGACAGACACGCTTCCCGCCGGGAGTATCCGGATGAATGACGGCATCACGTACATGATGGTTGCAGGCACCGACAAACTAAACCCCACGGGGGGTTCATGGCTCGTCAAAGTCACGAGCGAACCCGGCCAGGGGTGGAAGCCGATCGACGGGTCGTGGCGTCCCTGGACCCCGAACCCGCCGAATCCAAATGACCCCGTTCACCCCGGCACCAGCGCGACAAGCCAACCTACACAGATCAGCGGTTTTCAAGCCAAAGATGGCAAGGTGTACATCGCCGCCGACTCCTTCGACCGCAGCAGAGGCGTCACCATGTACCGGGTTGACCCCAATCAAGTCACCGACCGCGGCGCCTGGCAACCCTGGACCGGCAGCGGGTGGGGCAAACCCGGAGAACTTGCAACCGTGCCAATGAGCCCGAATACCTACGGTGAACTTAGCTTCCGGGAAGTGGACGGAAAGCCGGTGCTATCGGGCTTCAATAGCACCTTCGGCACGAATCAAGTAGAGGTGCGAGTCGCGAATAATCCCCTCGAAGTATTCAGTGGACGCGCTCCCACAGTCATTGCCCACAACGACACTGGGAACACTCCAATTTCGATACGACAGCCCTACGGCGGTTACATCCTGCCCGGTTCAAGCCTCAACAACCTGAACTTGTTCGTCAGCCAGTGGAATACCGATGTCAATGCGCCTTACAACGTGCAGCAGGTTCAAGTCACTCCGGCGCAATGA
- a CDS encoding glycoside hydrolase family 6 protein, with translation MNFSAAGAAARWIVPLLTLAAVAGVGLMAGPMQVRPAPAVRLVADGDPLAGAPFYVNPTSAAMRAAQSADPPSPELSAIANTPQAYWIVPGGSVATVGKYVGDANGAGAIPVLAIYGIPHRDCGSFAAGGMGSADDYRSWIDGIASGVGASRVAIVVEPDALAMADCLSGDARQERFDLIRYAVDTLTKDPNAAVYVDAGHLRWHSADDMAARLNQAGVGHARGFSINTANFFTTEDEIGYGEAISGLTNGSHYVIDTSRNGAGPAPDSELNWCNPSGRALGTPPTASTAGAHADAYLWIKRPGESDGTCGKGDPPAGNFVSQYAIDLAHNAGH, from the coding sequence GTGAACTTCTCAGCTGCAGGTGCAGCCGCGCGGTGGATCGTCCCCTTGCTCACACTCGCAGCCGTGGCCGGCGTGGGTCTTATGGCCGGTCCGATGCAGGTCCGTCCGGCGCCCGCAGTGCGGCTGGTCGCCGACGGCGACCCGTTGGCCGGAGCGCCGTTCTACGTCAACCCGACGTCGGCGGCCATGCGCGCCGCGCAGAGCGCCGACCCGCCCAGTCCCGAGTTGAGCGCCATCGCCAACACGCCGCAGGCGTACTGGATCGTCCCTGGCGGATCGGTGGCAACGGTCGGCAAGTATGTCGGCGACGCGAATGGGGCCGGCGCCATCCCGGTTCTGGCGATTTACGGCATCCCGCACCGCGACTGCGGCAGCTTCGCCGCCGGCGGTATGGGCTCGGCCGACGACTACCGCTCGTGGATCGACGGCATCGCATCCGGTGTGGGCGCTTCGCGGGTGGCGATCGTTGTCGAACCCGATGCGCTTGCCATGGCCGACTGCTTGTCGGGTGATGCGCGCCAGGAACGCTTCGACCTCATCCGCTACGCCGTCGACACCCTGACCAAGGATCCGAACGCGGCCGTGTACGTCGACGCGGGTCACCTGCGTTGGCACAGCGCCGACGACATGGCCGCCCGGCTCAACCAGGCCGGCGTGGGCCACGCCCGGGGCTTCAGCATCAACACCGCGAACTTCTTCACCACCGAGGACGAAATCGGTTACGGCGAGGCCATTTCGGGGCTCACCAACGGTTCGCACTACGTGATCGACACCTCGCGCAACGGTGCCGGACCGGCCCCCGACTCCGAGCTCAACTGGTGCAACCCGAGCGGCCGGGCGCTGGGCACCCCGCCGACCGCCAGCACCGCGGGCGCGCACGCCGACGCGTACCTATGGATCAAACGTCCCGGCGAGTCCGATGGAACCTGCGGCAAAGGTGATCCCCCGGCCGGCAACTTCGTGAGCCAGTACGCCATCGATCTCGCCCACAACGCCGGTCACTAG
- a CDS encoding CAP domain-containing protein: MAKRVEIIAVLAILTAFITTPGTLSGFVAHADDSGTALYSGINQLRPGCGPINDDPRLTEAAQRHADDMLRNGVSGHIGSDGSSPQARITAAGYRSRYSGEIVFWGTGSAATPREALDMWMQSQPHRDIILNCAYNAGGFATAWDGNKMTAVGDFAAS, encoded by the coding sequence ATGGCCAAGAGAGTCGAGATCATCGCCGTCCTCGCGATCCTTACTGCCTTCATCACGACTCCCGGGACACTGTCCGGTTTCGTCGCGCACGCAGACGATTCGGGGACCGCGCTGTACAGCGGCATCAACCAGCTTCGCCCAGGATGCGGGCCGATCAATGACGATCCCCGCCTGACCGAAGCCGCCCAACGCCACGCCGATGACATGCTGCGCAACGGGGTGAGCGGACACATCGGTTCGGACGGCTCGTCACCCCAGGCGCGAATCACCGCTGCCGGCTACAGAAGCAGGTACTCCGGTGAGATCGTCTTCTGGGGAACCGGATCCGCTGCGACTCCCAGGGAAGCACTCGACATGTGGATGCAGAGTCAGCCACACCGAGACATCATTTTGAACTGCGCATACAACGCCGGCGGCTTCGCCACCGCCTGGGACGGCAACAAGATGACCGCCGTCGGCGACTTCGCGGCGTCGTAA
- a CDS encoding cellulase family glycosylhydrolase, translated as MERRTALKLPLLLAAGAAVARMPRASAEEAGRWSPDRANRWYQAQGWLVGANYIPANAINQLEMFQPDTFDPRRIDTELGWAQFYGHNTARVFLHDQLWAADQRGFQTRLGQFVDIAARHRIKPLFVFFDSCWDPQPRAGRQRAPRPGVHNSGWAQSPGAERLGDPKYVPVMRDYVTAVMTQFRNDDRVLGWDLWNEPDNPARQYRNIERSDKVQLVANLLPQVFRWARAVEPSQPLTSGVWQGNWGQAQGRSAISDIQLANADVITFHSYAGPAGFENRINELNPLGRPILCTEYMARPQGSTVESILPVAKRHNVGAINWGLVAGKTQTYFPWDSWDHPYTSVPKVWFHDLIRPEGRPFQDIEVLTVRKLAGSQT; from the coding sequence GTGGAACGACGTACGGCCCTGAAACTCCCTCTTTTACTCGCGGCAGGCGCCGCAGTTGCCCGGATGCCCCGGGCTTCCGCGGAGGAAGCGGGCCGGTGGTCACCCGACCGCGCGAACCGTTGGTATCAAGCGCAGGGCTGGCTCGTAGGAGCAAACTACATTCCGGCGAACGCCATCAACCAACTCGAGATGTTCCAACCGGACACCTTCGATCCGCGGCGCATCGACACCGAACTGGGCTGGGCCCAGTTTTACGGCCACAACACGGCACGGGTGTTCCTGCACGATCAGCTCTGGGCGGCCGATCAGCGTGGCTTCCAAACCCGCCTAGGTCAATTCGTCGACATCGCGGCACGCCACCGTATCAAACCACTGTTCGTCTTCTTCGACTCCTGCTGGGATCCGCAACCCCGAGCGGGACGCCAGCGCGCGCCACGGCCCGGCGTGCACAACTCGGGGTGGGCGCAGAGCCCGGGCGCCGAACGCCTCGGTGACCCGAAGTACGTCCCGGTCATGCGCGACTACGTCACGGCGGTGATGACCCAATTCCGCAATGACGACCGGGTTTTGGGCTGGGACCTGTGGAACGAACCCGACAACCCAGCGCGCCAGTACCGCAACATCGAACGAAGCGACAAGGTGCAGCTGGTCGCCAACCTGCTCCCCCAGGTCTTCCGCTGGGCCCGGGCGGTGGAGCCCAGCCAGCCGCTGACAAGTGGTGTGTGGCAAGGGAATTGGGGGCAGGCGCAGGGCCGCAGCGCGATCAGCGACATCCAGCTCGCCAACGCCGACGTGATCACCTTCCACTCCTACGCCGGTCCCGCCGGGTTCGAGAACCGGATCAACGAGCTCAACCCGCTGGGCCGGCCGATCCTGTGCACCGAGTACATGGCGCGACCCCAGGGCAGCACCGTCGAGTCGATCCTGCCGGTTGCGAAGCGCCACAACGTCGGCGCTATCAACTGGGGCCTGGTCGCCGGCAAGACCCAGACCTACTTCCCCTGGGACTCATGGGATCACCCCTATACATCGGTCCCGAAGGTGTGGTTCCACGACCTGATCCGGCCCGAGGGACGGCCGTTCCAAGACATCGAGGTGCTGACGGTGCGAAAGCTGGCCGGTAGCCAGACATAA